From Halapricum desulfuricans, a single genomic window includes:
- a CDS encoding inorganic phosphate transporter → MVEATLLATLAVATLASLFMAWAIGAGSSGSTPFAPAVGANAISVLRAGFLVGILGFAGATLQGANVSEAVGQELIGGVTLSPAGATLALLLAAGLVAFGVFTGYPIATAFTVTGAVVGIGLAAGGVPAWAKYQEIVALWVATPFVGGGIAYGVAKTLRDQRVPERLAVPALAGLVAIVLANVNFVLFGGPGEQSSIAVEAAATLGASSLAGRVGVSVAFALAVAALLYRDLRVDAAAGQRHFLLALGGLVAFSAGGSQVGLAIGPLLPLLGPETGVEVPISTVLVFGGLGLLAGSWTGAPRMIKAIAQDYSSLGPRRSIAALIPSFAIAQIAVFFGIPVSFNEIIVSAIIGSGYAAGGGAVSGEKMAKTVLAWIGSLALALGLGYGLFTVWTVVV, encoded by the coding sequence ATGGTAGAGGCGACGCTGCTGGCAACGCTGGCTGTCGCGACGCTCGCGAGTCTGTTCATGGCGTGGGCAATCGGCGCCGGCTCCTCGGGATCGACCCCGTTTGCCCCCGCGGTCGGGGCCAACGCGATCTCGGTGCTCCGGGCCGGGTTTCTGGTCGGCATCCTCGGGTTTGCCGGGGCGACGCTCCAGGGCGCGAACGTCTCCGAAGCCGTCGGGCAGGAACTGATCGGCGGCGTCACGCTCTCGCCCGCCGGGGCGACGCTGGCGCTGCTTTTGGCCGCCGGGCTGGTGGCGTTCGGCGTGTTCACGGGCTATCCGATCGCGACGGCCTTTACCGTCACCGGCGCAGTCGTCGGCATCGGACTGGCCGCCGGTGGCGTCCCGGCGTGGGCGAAATACCAGGAGATCGTCGCGCTGTGGGTCGCCACACCCTTCGTCGGTGGCGGGATCGCCTACGGCGTCGCGAAGACGCTCCGGGATCAGCGCGTCCCGGAACGGCTCGCGGTCCCCGCGCTCGCGGGGCTCGTCGCAATCGTCCTCGCGAACGTCAACTTCGTCTTGTTCGGTGGTCCGGGCGAACAGTCCTCGATCGCCGTCGAGGCTGCCGCCACTCTCGGAGCGAGTTCGCTCGCCGGTCGAGTGGGCGTTTCGGTCGCGTTCGCGCTGGCCGTCGCCGCTCTCCTGTACCGGGACCTGCGCGTCGACGCCGCGGCCGGCCAGCGTCACTTCCTGCTTGCCCTCGGCGGACTGGTCGCCTTCTCGGCGGGCGGCAGCCAGGTCGGACTGGCGATCGGGCCGCTCCTGCCGTTGCTCGGCCCGGAAACCGGCGTCGAGGTCCCGATCTCGACCGTGCTCGTCTTCGGCGGACTCGGGCTGCTCGCAGGTTCGTGGACAGGTGCACCCCGGATGATCAAGGCGATCGCCCAGGACTACTCCTCGCTGGGACCGCGCCGCTCGATCGCTGCGTTGATCCCCAGTTTCGCGATCGCACAGATCGCCGTCTTCTTCGGCATCCCCGTCTCGTTCAACGAGATCATCGTCAGTGCGATCATCGGCAGCGGCTACGCGGCCGGTGGCGGCGCGGTCAGCGGCGAAAAGATGGCCAAGACGGTCCTGGCGTGGATCGGGTCGCTCGCACTGGCGCTCGGACTCGGCTACGGCCTGTTCACCGTCTGGACCGTCGTGGTGTAA
- the glmM gene encoding phosphoglucosamine mutase codes for MKVFGSSGVRGVVNETLTPEYALQVAMAAGTVWRNELGVSRVALAHDTRTSGGMIADAARSGLASVGLDVDYLGTIPTPGAQTYADRESIPALMVTASHNPPQHNGIKLIGRDGIELAVDQLERVEQRLLGERFERSEWGAIGQARTIDGVRQDYIDQLLDSVDRERIADAELTVAIDPGHGAGSVTSPQFFRELGCHVLTINAQPDGHFPGRKPEPVADNLGDLQRLVETSDADLGIAHDGDADRAIFVDETGSFIEGDAALAALAREELRAGDGVVSAVSTSQRLVDVADDVGAELHLTRIGSSHIITKVQALQKEGTRVPIAGEGNGGIIFPGYRTIRDGAYTAARFCELLADQEASEIAADYDEYYNVRKNVHYEDEGERSAMTDAIETVAHQTDVDVTTIDGHRLEFDDGWVLARPSGTEPLIRIYAEARDPDRAEELAALMHDAVTAAAAAA; via the coding sequence ATGAAAGTCTTCGGGTCAAGTGGCGTTCGCGGGGTCGTCAACGAGACGTTGACGCCGGAATACGCGCTCCAGGTCGCGATGGCGGCGGGCACCGTCTGGCGCAACGAACTGGGCGTCTCGCGGGTCGCACTCGCCCACGACACGCGTACCAGCGGCGGGATGATCGCCGACGCCGCGCGCAGCGGTCTCGCGAGTGTCGGTCTCGACGTCGATTACCTCGGGACGATCCCGACGCCCGGGGCACAGACCTACGCCGATCGGGAGTCGATCCCGGCGCTGATGGTGACGGCCTCACACAACCCGCCACAGCACAACGGGATCAAACTCATCGGCCGTGACGGCATCGAACTGGCGGTCGACCAACTCGAACGGGTCGAACAGCGCCTGCTCGGCGAGCGCTTCGAGCGCAGCGAGTGGGGCGCGATCGGCCAGGCCCGGACCATAGACGGTGTCCGTCAGGACTACATCGACCAGCTCCTCGACTCGGTCGACCGCGAGCGCATCGCCGACGCGGAGCTGACGGTCGCGATCGATCCCGGACACGGCGCCGGATCGGTGACCAGCCCGCAGTTCTTCCGCGAACTTGGCTGTCACGTGCTGACCATCAACGCCCAGCCGGACGGCCACTTCCCAGGGCGGAAACCGGAACCGGTCGCCGACAATCTTGGCGATCTACAGCGGCTGGTCGAAACCAGCGACGCCGATCTGGGGATCGCACACGACGGCGATGCCGACCGTGCGATCTTCGTCGACGAGACCGGCTCGTTCATCGAGGGCGACGCTGCGCTTGCCGCGCTGGCCCGGGAGGAACTCCGGGCCGGCGACGGCGTCGTCTCGGCGGTCAGCACCTCTCAGCGGCTGGTCGACGTCGCCGACGACGTCGGCGCGGAGTTGCACCTCACCCGGATCGGGTCGAGTCACATCATCACGAAGGTCCAGGCACTCCAGAAGGAGGGCACGAGGGTCCCGATCGCCGGCGAGGGCAACGGCGGGATCATTTTCCCCGGCTACCGGACGATCCGGGACGGGGCCTACACGGCCGCCCGGTTCTGCGAGTTGCTCGCGGACCAGGAGGCTAGCGAGATCGCCGCCGATTACGACGAGTACTACAACGTCCGGAAGAACGTCCACTACGAGGATGAAGGCGAGCGCTCGGCGATGACCGACGCGATCGAGACCGTTGCCCACCAGACCGATGTCGATGTCACGACGATTGACGGGCACCGACTCGAATTCGACGATGGCTGGGTGCTGGCCCGCCCCAGCGGGACCGAACCGCTGATCCGGATCTACGCCGAAGCCCGTGATCCCGACCGCGCCGAGGAACTCGCGGCCCTTATGCACGACGCCGTCACGGCCGCCGCGGCAGCCGCCTGA
- the upp gene encoding uracil phosphoribosyltransferase, with translation MTIEDRGEAKVVTHALAKHTLTQLRSVETEQVAFRKGLVKLGRICGYEIIDGVMETAYESVQTPLTETTGERVVGMDDVVIINVLRAATPFVEGLLKAFPRARQGVISASRDESGGMDDTGEFDIEVDYVKLPEIHPEDTVIVADPMLATGSTMATVLEHVQGMGDPERLLVLAAVSAPEGLVRLNEQFPDIDVLSVAIDDHLDDDGYIIPGLGDAGDRAFRTT, from the coding sequence ATGACGATCGAAGACCGAGGCGAGGCGAAAGTGGTCACGCATGCGCTGGCGAAACACACCCTCACACAGTTGCGAAGCGTCGAGACCGAACAGGTCGCGTTCCGGAAAGGGCTGGTGAAGCTCGGCCGGATCTGTGGCTACGAGATCATCGACGGCGTCATGGAGACGGCTTACGAGAGCGTCCAGACGCCGCTGACCGAGACCACCGGCGAGCGCGTCGTCGGCATGGACGACGTCGTGATCATCAACGTCCTCCGGGCGGCGACGCCGTTCGTCGAGGGACTGCTCAAGGCGTTCCCCCGCGCGCGCCAGGGCGTCATCTCCGCCAGCCGCGACGAGTCCGGCGGGATGGACGATACCGGCGAGTTCGACATCGAAGTCGACTACGTGAAGCTTCCGGAGATCCACCCGGAAGACACGGTCATCGTCGCCGACCCGATGCTCGCGACCGGCTCGACGATGGCGACCGTCCTGGAACACGTCCAGGGGATGGGCGATCCCGAGCGACTGCTCGTGCTCGCGGCCGTCAGCGCCCCCGAAGGCCTGGTCCGGCTGAACGAGCAGTTCCCCGATATCGACGTGCTCTCGGTCGCCATCGACGACCACCTCGACGACGACGGCTACATCATTCCGGGACTGGGCGACGCCGGCGACCGCGCCTTCCGAACGACGTGA
- a CDS encoding type 1 glutamine amidotransferase domain-containing protein, with the protein MPSALFIVSEHGYWGEECIEPLTTLDDAGLDVTVATPSGGPAVLDERSIDTDEVDEETAALVKDVHENDERLNDPEPLAAVDPGAFDAVVFPGGHGTEWDVNQDTHARKALRTAVEGEDGKAMVVCHTVGILAFTRDASGDILAKGRSVTGFPNAWEEGIVDEHDRLPDGRKLPYWVEDEVKAAGADWDAELDEDTSVTVDGDLVTGRGPPSSAAAARTLLEELGVEYDG; encoded by the coding sequence ATGCCATCCGCACTGTTCATCGTTAGCGAACACGGCTACTGGGGCGAGGAATGTATCGAGCCGCTCACGACGCTCGACGACGCCGGGCTGGACGTGACCGTCGCGACGCCGTCCGGCGGACCGGCGGTACTCGACGAACGATCGATCGACACCGACGAGGTGGACGAGGAGACTGCTGCGCTGGTCAAGGACGTCCACGAAAACGACGAGCGGCTGAACGATCCCGAACCGCTCGCGGCGGTCGATCCCGGCGCGTTCGACGCGGTCGTCTTCCCCGGCGGTCACGGCACGGAGTGGGACGTCAATCAGGACACACACGCCCGGAAAGCCCTCCGGACTGCCGTCGAGGGCGAGGACGGGAAGGCCATGGTCGTCTGTCACACGGTCGGGATCCTGGCGTTTACACGCGATGCGTCGGGCGATATCCTGGCCAAAGGGCGCTCGGTAACCGGTTTCCCCAACGCCTGGGAAGAGGGGATCGTCGACGAGCACGATCGGCTGCCGGACGGCCGAAAGCTCCCCTACTGGGTCGAAGACGAGGTCAAAGCCGCCGGTGCCGACTGGGACGCCGAACTCGACGAAGACACCAGCGTCACTGTCGACGGCGACCTGGTGACCGGTCGCGGACCGCCCTCGTCGGCAGCGGCCGCCCGAACTCTGCTCGAAGAGCTGGGCGTCGAGTACGACGGCTAG
- a CDS encoding DUF5789 family protein, whose amino-acid sequence MADDKRGREDQARNEERRQRAREIAAELERGDEPEPPIEPAELADFESALEPLSFPATGAEIVETVGDRGIESIDGPYTVEQLVPDTDQESFDTPQSVRARVQRPAVAAAMKQVVEAAETLRNAELSGSQREAYEKTFRALRAIDADDEDEGVQVIADWIVERVDEKGALPGSRAVRRQAATYCRSNDYEIRNDEWLGI is encoded by the coding sequence ATGGCAGACGACAAGCGCGGACGGGAAGACCAGGCCCGAAACGAGGAGCGCCGCCAGCGAGCGCGCGAGATCGCTGCGGAACTCGAACGCGGGGACGAACCGGAGCCGCCAATCGAACCGGCGGAGCTGGCCGATTTCGAGTCCGCCCTCGAACCCCTCTCGTTCCCGGCGACGGGTGCGGAGATCGTCGAGACAGTCGGCGACCGGGGGATCGAATCGATCGACGGACCGTACACCGTCGAACAGCTCGTCCCGGACACGGACCAGGAGTCGTTCGACACACCCCAATCAGTCCGGGCTCGCGTCCAGCGACCGGCTGTCGCCGCGGCGATGAAACAGGTCGTCGAGGCCGCCGAGACGCTGCGAAACGCCGAACTGAGCGGCTCACAGCGCGAGGCCTACGAGAAGACGTTCCGGGCACTGCGGGCGATCGACGCCGACGACGAGGACGAAGGGGTCCAGGTTATCGCCGACTGGATCGTCGAGCGGGTTGACGAGAAGGGGGCGCTGCCGGGATCACGGGCGGTCCGCCGGCAGGCAGCTACGTATTGCCGGTCGAACGACTACGAGATCCGCAACGACGAGTGGCTGGGGATCTAG
- a CDS encoding conditioned medium-induced protein 4, with amino-acid sequence MDEKTEQLRDIFVDVAEEETVTERQKEERGSLTDADEGAVDDRLVEVIGEMRQRYDFETDCETATLVRIVRGFYEGANDEALASELDLDPETVRIARMDLHLVGESDTDAPFELATLRDLLVEDADEETIAAELDADEGAIDRYRRVAAAQNRARRTSQRYRTAFEEVLTDADLSIQHTASVQEDGLEEATEDMEVDVSF; translated from the coding sequence ATGGACGAGAAGACCGAACAGCTCCGGGATATCTTCGTCGACGTTGCCGAAGAGGAGACGGTCACCGAACGGCAGAAGGAGGAGCGGGGGTCACTGACCGACGCCGACGAAGGGGCCGTTGACGATCGGTTGGTCGAGGTGATCGGGGAGATGCGACAGCGGTACGACTTCGAGACCGACTGTGAGACGGCGACACTCGTTCGGATCGTTCGGGGGTTTTACGAGGGTGCAAATGACGAAGCGCTCGCGTCGGAACTCGACCTCGACCCGGAGACAGTCCGTATCGCGCGGATGGATCTCCATCTGGTCGGCGAGAGCGACACCGACGCGCCGTTCGAACTGGCGACGCTCCGGGACCTGTTAGTCGAAGACGCCGACGAGGAAACCATCGCTGCGGAGCTGGACGCCGACGAGGGGGCGATCGACCGCTATCGGCGCGTGGCGGCCGCCCAGAACCGCGCCCGCCGGACGAGCCAGCGCTACCGGACGGCCTTCGAGGAGGTGCTCACCGACGCTGACCTCTCGATCCAGCACACAGCGAGCGTCCAGGAAGACGGGCTCGAAGAGGCCACTGAGGACATGGAAGTCGACGTTTCCTTCTAG
- a CDS encoding hemolysin family protein: MGISALAAASNAGIELYTVPIVGTELSQAAVTGIGILMILFLIIGSGFFSSSEIAMFSLPAHQVDAMVEQGLRGARAVKSLKDDPHRLLVTILVGNNMVNITMSSISTTIVGFYFDAGTAVIVSSLGITSLVLLFGESAPKSYAVENTELHARRIAPPLKIVGKVLFPLIALFDQLTRAVNKITGGRSTIESTYVTRDEIRNMIKTGEREGVLDEEEREMLHRTLRFNNTIAKEVMTPRLDVTAVSKDADIAEAIETCIQSGHARLPVYEGSLDNVIGVVHIRDLVRDLNYGENEELELADLIEPTLHVPESKNVDDLLKEMRKNRMHMVVVIDEFGTTEGIVTMEDLTEEIVGEILEGSEEEPIEFIDDDTATVKGEVNIEEVNEALDIDIPEGEEFETLAGFIFNRVGRLVEEGEIIAYDGVEIRVEQVENTRIMKARITRIEEDREEIESTEGDSDESPE, from the coding sequence ATGGGGATATCCGCACTTGCAGCGGCGTCAAATGCCGGTATCGAGCTATACACTGTACCGATCGTCGGCACTGAACTGTCGCAAGCGGCAGTCACGGGCATCGGCATCCTCATGATTCTGTTTCTCATCATAGGGTCGGGGTTCTTCTCCTCCTCGGAGATCGCGATGTTCTCGCTGCCGGCCCACCAGGTCGACGCGATGGTCGAACAGGGCCTGCGCGGCGCGAGAGCGGTCAAGTCCCTCAAGGACGACCCGCACCGCCTGCTCGTGACGATCCTGGTCGGGAACAACATGGTCAACATCACGATGTCCTCCATCTCGACGACGATCGTGGGCTTTTATTTCGACGCGGGCACGGCCGTGATCGTCTCGTCGCTCGGCATCACGTCGCTCGTGTTGCTGTTCGGCGAGAGCGCGCCCAAGTCCTACGCCGTCGAGAACACCGAGTTGCACGCGCGGCGGATCGCCCCGCCGTTGAAGATCGTCGGGAAAGTCCTGTTTCCGCTGATCGCGCTGTTCGATCAACTGACTCGGGCCGTCAACAAGATCACTGGCGGTCGCTCGACGATCGAGAGTACCTACGTCACCCGTGACGAGATCCGCAATATGATCAAAACCGGCGAACGCGAAGGCGTCCTCGACGAGGAAGAGCGGGAGATGCTCCACCGGACGCTGCGGTTTAACAACACGATCGCGAAGGAGGTCATGACGCCGCGACTGGACGTCACAGCCGTCTCCAAGGACGCGGATATCGCGGAGGCCATCGAGACCTGCATCCAGAGCGGTCACGCTCGGCTGCCGGTCTACGAGGGGAGCCTCGACAACGTCATCGGCGTCGTACACATCCGCGATCTCGTGCGGGACCTCAACTACGGCGAGAACGAGGAACTCGAACTGGCTGATCTCATCGAGCCGACGCTGCACGTCCCCGAGAGCAAGAACGTCGACGACCTCCTCAAGGAGATGCGGAAAAACCGCATGCACATGGTCGTCGTCATCGACGAGTTCGGCACCACCGAAGGCATCGTGACGATGGAGGACCTCACAGAGGAGATCGTCGGCGAAATCCTGGAAGGGAGCGAGGAAGAGCCGATCGAGTTCATCGACGACGACACCGCGACGGTGAAAGGCGAGGTCAACATCGAGGAGGTCAACGAAGCGCTGGACATCGACATCCCCGAGGGCGAGGAGTTCGAGACGCTGGCCGGGTTCATCTTCAACCGCGTCGGCCGACTGGTCGAGGAAGGGGAGATTATCGCGTACGACGGCGTCGAGATCCGCGTCGAACAGGTCGAGAACACTCGGATCATGAAGGCCCGAATCACCCGGATTGAGGAAGACCGCGAGGAGATTGAATCCACCGAAGGCGACAGCGACGAGTCGCCCGAGTGA
- a CDS encoding DUF5828 family protein — protein sequence MSDIEESVSGFKIRGGWADIVEHGERLTRALKDIAEQEDVEVDADALEEFDEWRPKSHERLDEDVSEKTAEQASVGEGKGEKKGKDPDEDLQTAGEKLSESYENLDDPDEAVDKWGESIDYVTRAADSASRKALRKVEDTVYQNVMTQLAPYYFDNELISANLRRVSDGDPEYVFEVNVNDDDLKIRVSNQLADYEQEVDRWHIDAEKETAAPEAAEGIEIPERNYDDADPRNT from the coding sequence ATGTCTGACATCGAAGAGAGCGTCTCCGGGTTCAAGATCCGGGGCGGCTGGGCGGACATTGTCGAGCACGGCGAGCGCCTCACGCGGGCGCTGAAAGACATCGCCGAACAGGAAGACGTCGAGGTCGACGCCGACGCCCTCGAGGAGTTCGACGAGTGGCGGCCCAAGAGCCACGAACGGCTCGACGAGGACGTCAGCGAGAAGACTGCCGAGCAGGCCAGCGTCGGCGAGGGCAAAGGCGAGAAGAAAGGGAAAGACCCTGACGAGGACCTCCAGACGGCCGGCGAGAAGCTCAGCGAGTCCTACGAGAACCTCGACGACCCCGACGAGGCCGTCGACAAGTGGGGCGAGTCGATCGATTACGTCACCCGCGCCGCTGACTCGGCCAGTCGGAAGGCCCTCCGAAAGGTCGAGGACACGGTCTACCAGAACGTGATGACTCAGCTCGCACCGTACTACTTCGATAACGAACTGATCAGCGCCAATCTCAGGCGCGTCAGCGATGGAGATCCCGAATACGTCTTCGAGGTCAACGTCAACGACGACGACCTGAAGATCAGGGTCTCCAATCAGCTGGCCGACTACGAGCAGGAGGTCGACCGCTGGCATATCGACGCCGAGAAGGAGACCGCGGCGCCCGAGGCGGCCGAGGGCATCGAGATCCCTGAGCGGAACTACGACGACGCCGATCCGCGAAACACCTGA